DNA sequence from the Planctomycetota bacterium genome:
ACGGCGGCCGGCCGTGTGCTTGCTTGGGTCCCGGGCCTCGCAACCGCCGGGCTGGGGCCCACACGAAGCTCTTGGAACGGCGTGCCCTGGGGCTCTTGGCGCCCCCAGGCCAGCAGCCCCCACACGGCACCCAGGACGCAAGCGGTAGCCACGAGCGCCCAGAGCCGAGCGCGGGAGGCCGCCCGCGGAGCCAGAGCCGCGCCGCACTGGCCGCAGGAGGCGAGATCGGCCGCACGGGGAGCGCCACACGCGGGGCAGGTGAGGCAGGAATCCTTGTCGCGTGCCCCGGCCACTGCGGGGAGTGCCTGGCCAAGAACCTCGGCCTCGCGGCAGAGGGAACACCTTCTCTCGAAGCGGTCGCGGCCCGTCAGCGGCCTGCCGCACACGAGACAGCTCGCGTCGTCAGTCGCCACTGCCGTTCTCCTGCGAAGTGGCCGCTTGGATGCTCCGCTGCTCGAAGCCTGTCCCGCGCGGCCACGCCACGCGGCGGTTCGGCTGGATTATAGCCTTCCGCAATTGCTGCTGTCAACCGTCTGAGGAACGTGCCTCCCCCGGAAAAAAATGACTTGACATCCGACGGCAGAAGGAATTGAATAAAGGGAGCTTGCCCGAGTCCTGCCAGTGTTGCTCTAGGGTCGAACTCGGAGCCTGTGGCCGTGCCCGTTGAGGTTGCCCCTCCGCCAGCGGGTCCCTTGCAGGGTCGTTGCACTGGATCCGAGCGACCTGTCGTGTTGGCGCTCCCATCACCATTTCTCCCGGCGATGTCCCTGTGACGTTTGACAGCCCTATGCCCCAGTTGTATCATGAAGTAGAGAGAGTGTGAGTTGACCGGCCAAGCCACCAGGAGAAAAGCCCTCGCAACCGCGCGCGAGGGCGCCCGGCACGCGATCGGGAACTAGAGCGCAGGAGGAGAGAGTCGATGAACAGGCGACGTGGGCGCAGTCAGGGGTTCACCATGGTGGAGCTGCTCGTGGTCATCGCGATCATCGCGCTCCTGGCTGCATTCCTTCTGCCCGTGATCGCTGCCGCCACCGCGAGCGCGCGCAGGGCCAACTGCTCGAACAAGCAGCGCACGATCTTCCAGGGCGTGCGCATGTACCTCAACAACTTCGACGAGTATTTCCCTCTGGGCTGGGTGGTGCACGAGGCCGGCGATGCGGCCACGAAGGACCGCCTGGGTTACATCACCTACTGGCGCTTCCTCGTTCAGGAGTTCTGCGAGTCGGGCTTCTCGCATCTGGTGAACCCCGATAAGGGCGAGACCGTGAAGGACAAGGTGACCCGCAGCAAGATCTTCTGGACGGACCCTGCCAAGGGTTACACGGCCGACTACTTCGGCCCAAGCATTCTGTTTACCGGTTGGCTCAAAGCCGATGGAAGCAAGGAGATGGACACGTCCATCACGAACAAGGAGTTCACCACCCACACCCACTTCAGCCAGGCCACCGCGGACGTCGCGTCCACTCAGCGGCCGATTCTCGCCGAGTCCGACGCGGGCTATCCGGCCGTGGCCCAGCCCAGCGATACGCCCGAGGATTGGAAGGGCAAGCCCGCGGCCACGCAACACAAGACCGACCTCCAGACGGGCTGGACGCTTTCGCCCAACCTGCCGAGCAGTTCGGTGAACACGCTCATCGGCGTCGGCAAGAGCCTGCGAACGAATAACAACTACGCGAAGGAAAGCATCCGGTTCGACTTCCGTCACAACAACTCGGTCAACGTCCTCTTCCTGGACGGGCACGTGGACATGGTGACAGAGTCGAATCAGACACGAGTGCGCACCATCCTCGACAACTGGAACGAGCTCGCGCCCAGCACGAACCCGTAGCCGTCACACTCGGGCGTCTGAAACCTCTAGAAGCGGCTCCGCGGCGTTGGCCCGTGGAGCCGCTTTCTTATCCTCAGTGCATCGAGTTGACGCCACCCACTCAACCCGATACGATGGCGGCACTGGCACAGAGGCATCATCCGCATCCACCGCGAGAGGCTCCAGGGTGGGAAGGCGAGTTCATCTCCGCACGCTCAGGCAGAGGCCCGCCGACCGTGGCCTGACCCTTCTGGAGATGCTCATCGGCATCGCCCTTCTGGCTGTGGTGGTGTGGCTTCTCTTGCCGGGACCGGACCCGGCGCTCTTGCATGGCCGACGCCTCGCCTGCGCGAGCAGGCTCCGCGAGCTTCACAAGGGGGCCATGGCCTACGCCGCCGCGAGCGACGGCCACTTCCCCCTCGCCTGGCACGTGCAGGGGCCCGTGCTCGCCGACGACCTGAGCAACCTGCTCTTCCATCGCTTCGCCATCCACGAGCAGTGCGACCCCACCTTCCGCCACGTCGTCACGACCCAGGACGTGGACCGCAGCGTCGGCCTCCTCCCGGCTCGACAGCAGAAATACCGCCTCACGTCGTTCTTCTGGAAGTGCCCCGCCAGGGGGTGGACCGACGACTACTTCGCCCCCGAGATCGTCTTCCGCAAGACTGCGCAGCCGAGCCGTCAGGCGGACCTCGTTCAGTCGCTCCCCGCCGAGCGGAGGCCGATCCTGGCCGACGTCAATGCGTCCTTGCCCCAGCCGGACAAGCGGCACCTCCAGGACCCGGGCCACGACCACGAGTTGCGCACCGGCTTCGCGGTGATCCCCGAGTCGGGCACGGACGTTTTCCTGGGCGTCGGCGCCAGCCTGCGCGTCGAAGGGCAGGAGCCTTCGGGCCGCTTCGACTTCCGGCACGACAACGCCGTTAACATCATGTACCTAGACGGGCATGCCGGCATCCTGAAGCCCGACGAGCCCGAGCGCCTCCGCGACCTGCACAACGCCTGGAACCACCTGTCGGAGCCCCCCAAAGGACCCAGCCCATGACCCCCTCCGTCGCCACCGTGGTCGAGGCCCTGCACACCATAGCTCCCCCCAGCCTGGCCGAGTCGTGGGACAACGTGGGGCTGATCGCCGGCGACCCCGCGGCGCCCTGTCGGCGCGTCCTGGTGTGTCTCGACGTGGACGCGGCCCTCGTGCGTCGGGCCGCGCGCGCGGGCGCCCAGCTCATCGTCAGCCACCACCCTCCCCTCTTCGCGCCGCTCCACAAGATCACCGCGGACACGCCTTCGGGCAGCTTGCTCCTGGGGGCCGCGCGGGCCGGTGTGGCGCTGGCCGCCGCGCACACCAACTACGACGTTGCGCCCGGCGGGGTCAACGACGTGTTGGCCGACCTGCTAGATCTGCGGGCCGTCGAGCCCCTCACGCGCGCCGAGTCCAGCGCGCAGGCCAAGCTGGTCGTCTTCACGCCGGCGGCCGACCTCGAAGCCGTGATTCGCGCCCTCAGCGCCGCTGGGGCGGGCGTGATCGGCCAGTATCGGGACTGCACGTTTCGGACGCCGGGCACGGGCACCTTTCGCGGCCTGGCCCATTCGTGCCCCACGGTGGGCCAGGCTGGCCGTTTCGAGGAGGTGCCGGAGTTCCGCCTCGAGGCGGTGGTGCCGCTGGCCCTCGCCGAGCGCGCCATCGCGGCGGCCCGCGCTGCGCACTCTTACGAGGAGCCTGCCATAGACCTCTATCCGTTGGCCGGCGGCCGGCTGGACCTGGGCCTGGGGCGCTGCGGCGATCTCGCGCGCGAGTGCCCTGCCAGGCGGCTGGTGCGGCGCATCAGGCAGCGGCTCAGGGTCACGAGCGTGCGCACGGCCGGGGACCTCCGCCGCACGGTGCGGCGGGTGGCGGTGCTCGGCGGTTCGGGGGGCAAGTGTGTGGACGATGCGGTCCGACGCGGGTGCCAACTCTACCTGACCGGCGAGGTCTCGCACCACCAGGCTCTGGCCGCTGAGGCGGCGGGGCTGGTGCTGGTGGACGCCGGGCACGCGGGCACCGAGGCTCCAGCCATTCCGGTGCTGGCCCGCCGCCTGAGCGAGCTGTGCCCCGGTGTGCACTTCACCCCCGTCGGCCTGAAGGCGCAGGGGCCGCTTCAGCCCTGCTAGGGTCTGTGCGGAAATCCACTCGCGACTGCGACACCGGCAACGCAGCCCGCGTAGATTTCCGCACGGACCCTAGTTCTCGCGGAAGGTTCGCCCGTCTATCCCGTGGCGACGCATGAGGCGCTGGAGGGCGCTGCGTGCGATGCCGAGCGACTCAGCCGCCCGTGTCACGTTCCCGCCAGTCACCCGCAGAGCTTGGAGGATCGAGTCGCGCTCGAACGACTCTTGGAGTCGGCGCTTGGCCCTTCCCAGAGGCAGGCCGGCACCGGTCGGCGGCGTCGGGGGGGCCGCGGCGTAGCGCGGCAGGTCGGCCGCGTCAATCAGCGTGCTCGGGCTGAGGGTGACGGTGCGCTCGATGGCGTTCTCCAGTTCCCGCACGTTGCCGGGCCACGTGTGCGCTCTCAGCACGTCGAGCCCCGCCAGGGTGATGGACTTCTTCGGCTGGCGGAAGCGCTGGGCACACTTCTCGAGGAAGTGCTCGACGAGGAGCGGGATGTCGTCCAGGCGCTCCCTCAGGGGCGGCACGTGGATGGTGACGACGTTGAGGCGGTAGTAGAGGTCCTCGCGCAGCACGCCGCGGCGGACGCAGTCCTCGGGGTCCCTGTTGGTCGCGGCGAGGATGCGCACATCTACGGGGATCGGCTGCGTGCTGCCGACGCGCAGGACTTCGCGCTGCTGGATCACGCGGAGCAGGCGCACCTGGGTGCCCAGGCTGAGTTCGGGCAGTTCATCGAGGAAGAGGGTGCCGCGGTCGGCGCTCTCGAAGTAGCCGGGCTGGGTGCGCACGGCGCCGGTGAAGGCGCCGCGCTCGTGGCCGAAGAGTTCGCGCTCGGCGATGCTCTCGGGCAGGGCGCCGCAGTTGACGGCCACGAAGGGCCGCTCGGCCCGCGGCCCGCCGAAGTGGATGGCCCGCGCCACCAGTTCCTTGCCGGTGCCGCTCTCGCCGGTGATGATGACGGTGCAGTCGGAGTGGCGCACCTTCTCGATGAGGTCGTAGACGCGCTGCATGGCCGGCGCGCGGCCCACGAGGTTGTGCAGGCCGTAGCGGCTCTCGAGCTGGCTTTGAAGCTGCTGCACGCGGCCGCGCAACTCGATCTTCTCGGCCACCTCGTGCACGATGCGCAGCAGCTCGTGGCGGTTGAGCGGCTTGGTGATGTAGTTGTACGCCCCGTCCTTGATGGCCGCCACGGCGTTCTGGATGGTGCCGTAGCCGGTGAGGATCACCACCTCGGTGTCCGGGCGCACGGCCTTGACGCCGTGGAGCACCCCGAGGCCGTCGGTGCCGGGCATTCGCAGATCGGTGATGACCAGGTCGAAGGCGCCGTCGCCGAACAGGCGCAGGGCCTCGTCGCCGCTGCCGGCGCTCTCGACGCTGAAGCCATCCTCCTGCAGGGCGCGGGCAAAGCCCTTGCGGATCAGCGGCTCATCGTCCACCACCAGGATGCGAATCGAACCCATGACGGCTAACGTCCTCAACGCGTGCCGACGCCCGGGGCTCCCCGCACGCCCGGCCGGGACGAATGGTGCCTCTCAGCAGGTCAGGTGCAGCGCCGCCGCCACGCGCGCCGTCGCGCCCAGGCGGTTGAACGTCTCGCACGCGGCGCCCGTGCGCTCGGCGACGAGGCGGATGCCCGCCGCGGCCAGCGCGTCGCGCGTCGCCTGCGGAACGTCCATCATCCCGCGCGCTCCCGTGCCGACCACCAGGACCTCCGGCGCCGCCTCGAACACCGCCGCGAGGTCCGAAACCGACAGGCTGTGCCCCTCCTCGCGCCACCAGTGGCTGATGACCCGGTCGGGGAGGACGATCAGATCGGCGGTGTACGTCCGCCCCTCGAGGGTCACGCGGCCGAAGGCGTAGTTCGCGAGGGTCACGGTGGCCCCTCCGCGGCTGAGGGAAACGCGCTCACGGAGTCCTCGCCGCCGGCTCAGGCCTTGCGGGCGGCCTCTGCTGCGGCGTCCTGGCGATCAGGCCTGGGAAGCACGCTTCCAGGATCCGCCGGTTGAGCCACTGTGCTTCGGCGGCGCTCAGGGCCTCCGGCGCCCGCTGGAGCAACGCGCCAGCCTCGGGCGGCAGCGGCAAGTCCTTGAAGCTGGCCTCGCGGTGCAGGCTGCGCGCCTTGAGCACGCCGTTGAGCGCGGCAACGACCTCGGCCTTGCGCTGCTGGCCCAGGGTGTTGCCGCGGGCGGCCCCGTCGAGGATGGCGCGGGTCTCGGCGGGCAGGAGTTCCCACAGCCTCTTCGCCGGGCTTGCCGCCTTCGCGGCCCCGCGCTCGGCCACAGCGGCGCAGAAGGCGGGCCAGTCGGAGATGTCCTCGACCCGCAGGGCAGAGGTCGCCTTGCGCTCCTCGCCCGGCATGGCCCGCTCGATCGTGGCGGCGAGCAGGTACACGTCGCTCCGGTACTCCGGGGTGCTCGCGCAGACGATCTCGGCGCCATCGCCCATGCGGTGGATCAGGCCGGCCGCCAGGCGATTCCCGTTGTCCCAACGAATCTCGGCGGGGCGCCCGACCAGCCGGAGCGAGCCTTCCTCGCGCCGCCATTCGGCGG
Encoded proteins:
- a CDS encoding prepilin-type N-terminal cleavage/methylation domain-containing protein encodes the protein MNRRRGRSQGFTMVELLVVIAIIALLAAFLLPVIAAATASARRANCSNKQRTIFQGVRMYLNNFDEYFPLGWVVHEAGDAATKDRLGYITYWRFLVQEFCESGFSHLVNPDKGETVKDKVTRSKIFWTDPAKGYTADYFGPSILFTGWLKADGSKEMDTSITNKEFTTHTHFSQATADVASTQRPILAESDAGYPAVAQPSDTPEDWKGKPAATQHKTDLQTGWTLSPNLPSSSVNTLIGVGKSLRTNNNYAKESIRFDFRHNNSVNVLFLDGHVDMVTESNQTRVRTILDNWNELAPSTNP
- a CDS encoding prepilin-type N-terminal cleavage/methylation domain-containing protein — its product is MGRRVHLRTLRQRPADRGLTLLEMLIGIALLAVVVWLLLPGPDPALLHGRRLACASRLRELHKGAMAYAAASDGHFPLAWHVQGPVLADDLSNLLFHRFAIHEQCDPTFRHVVTTQDVDRSVGLLPARQQKYRLTSFFWKCPARGWTDDYFAPEIVFRKTAQPSRQADLVQSLPAERRPILADVNASLPQPDKRHLQDPGHDHELRTGFAVIPESGTDVFLGVGASLRVEGQEPSGRFDFRHDNAVNIMYLDGHAGILKPDEPERLRDLHNAWNHLSEPPKGPSP
- a CDS encoding Nif3-like dinuclear metal center hexameric protein; amino-acid sequence: MTPSVATVVEALHTIAPPSLAESWDNVGLIAGDPAAPCRRVLVCLDVDAALVRRAARAGAQLIVSHHPPLFAPLHKITADTPSGSLLLGAARAGVALAAAHTNYDVAPGGVNDVLADLLDLRAVEPLTRAESSAQAKLVVFTPAADLEAVIRALSAAGAGVIGQYRDCTFRTPGTGTFRGLAHSCPTVGQAGRFEEVPEFRLEAVVPLALAERAIAAARAAHSYEEPAIDLYPLAGGRLDLGLGRCGDLARECPARRLVRRIRQRLRVTSVRTAGDLRRTVRRVAVLGGSGGKCVDDAVRRGCQLYLTGEVSHHQALAAEAAGLVLVDAGHAGTEAPAIPVLARRLSELCPGVHFTPVGLKAQGPLQPC
- a CDS encoding sigma-54 dependent transcriptional regulator, yielding MGSIRILVVDDEPLIRKGFARALQEDGFSVESAGSGDEALRLFGDGAFDLVITDLRMPGTDGLGVLHGVKAVRPDTEVVILTGYGTIQNAVAAIKDGAYNYITKPLNRHELLRIVHEVAEKIELRGRVQQLQSQLESRYGLHNLVGRAPAMQRVYDLIEKVRHSDCTVIITGESGTGKELVARAIHFGGPRAERPFVAVNCGALPESIAERELFGHERGAFTGAVRTQPGYFESADRGTLFLDELPELSLGTQVRLLRVIQQREVLRVGSTQPIPVDVRILAATNRDPEDCVRRGVLREDLYYRLNVVTIHVPPLRERLDDIPLLVEHFLEKCAQRFRQPKKSITLAGLDVLRAHTWPGNVRELENAIERTVTLSPSTLIDAADLPRYAAAPPTPPTGAGLPLGRAKRRLQESFERDSILQALRVTGGNVTRAAESLGIARSALQRLMRRHGIDGRTFREN
- a CDS encoding Mth938-like domain-containing protein, which gives rise to MTLANYAFGRVTLEGRTYTADLIVLPDRVISHWWREEGHSLSVSDLAAVFEAAPEVLVVGTGARGMMDVPQATRDALAAAGIRLVAERTGAACETFNRLGATARVAAALHLTC